The proteins below come from a single Nitrospirota bacterium genomic window:
- a CDS encoding gamma carbonic anhydrase family protein, producing MKNIMPYKGIYPRIDDTVFLVESAIIIGDTEIAEYSSVWFNAVIRGDVNYIRIGNRTNIQDLCMLHVTKNTHPLILGNEITVGHSVTLHGCTIKDRCLIGMGATILDGAVVGEDCIIGAGALVTEGAVIPPGTLAIGFPAKPKRDLTDAERARIKQSAQNYIDYAKTYGL from the coding sequence ATGAAAAATATAATGCCATACAAGGGTATTTATCCAAGGATAGATGACACAGTCTTTCTTGTCGAATCAGCAATAATAATAGGTGATACAGAGATTGCTGAATACTCCAGTGTCTGGTTTAATGCCGTCATACGAGGTGATGTCAATTACATCCGGATAGGCAATCGCACAAACATCCAGGACCTGTGCATGCTGCACGTTACAAAGAACACCCATCCCCTTATCCTTGGCAATGAAATAACAGTCGGGCACTCTGTAACACTTCATGGATGTACTATTAAGGACAGGTGCCTGATAGGTATGGGCGCAACCATTCTCGACGGCGCTGTTGTTGGCGAAGACTGCATCATAGGCGCCGGCGCCCTTGTTACAGAGGGAGCTGTAATTCCTCCGGGGACACTTGCAATCGGATTCCCGGCTAAACCAAAACGCGACCTTACTGATGCAGAAAGAGCAAGAATAAAACAATCAGCGCAGAATTACATAGACTATGCAAAAACTTATGGTTTGTAA